ACCCACAGAGACCCTGTTAAATACAGTCAAAGATAATCTTCCTATTCAGATTCAGAAACTCACAGAAGAGAAATATGAAGTGGAACAATGTGTAGATGAGGCTTCTATTATAATTCGGAATACAAAAGAGCCCACGCTAACTTTGAAGGTGATACTTACTTCCCCGCTAATTAGGGACGAATTGGAGAAGAAGGATGGAGAAAAGGTTGCGATGAAAGATCCTCCGGACTTACTGGACAGGCAGAAATGCCTGGACGCCTTGGCGTCTCTTCGACATGCCAAATGGTTTCAGGCAAGGGCAAACGGATTAAAATCATGTGTAATTGTCCTCCGCATTCTGCGTGATTTGTGCAACAGAGTTCCCACATGGGCACCATTAAAAGGATGGCCACTAGAGCTTATATGTGAAAAGTCTACAGGTACTTGTAATAGACCTTTGGGCGCTGGGGAGGCCTTGAGACGAGTAATGGAGTGTTTGGCATCTGGAATACTACTTCCTGGTGGTCCTGGTCTTCATGATCCTTGTGAGCGAGACCCAACAGATGCTTTGAGCTATATGACCATCCAGCAAAAGGAAGATATTACCCACAGTGCACAGCATGCACTCAGACTATCAGCCTTTGGCCAGATTTATAAAGTGCTGGAGATGGACCCCCTTCCATCTAGTAAACCTTTTCAGAAATATTCCTGGTCAGTTACTGATAAAGAAGGTGCTGGGTCTTCAGCTCTGAAGAGGCCATTTGAAGATGGATTAGGGGATGATAAAGATCCCAATAAGAAGATGAAACGAAACTTAAGGAAAATTCTGGATAGTAAAGCAATAGACCTTATGAATGCACTAATGAGGCTAAATCAGATCAGGCCTGGGCTTCAGTATAAGCTCTTATCTCAGTCTGGCCCTGTCCATGCCCCAGTCTTCACAATGTCTGTAGATGTGGATGGTACAACGTATGAAGCCTCAGGGCCATccaagaaaacagcaaaacttCATGTAGCAGTGAAGGTATTACAAGCAATGGGATACCCAACGGGCTTTGATGCAGATATTGAATGTATGAGTTCCGATGAAAAGTCAGACAATGAAGGCAAAAATGAAACAGTGTCTTCAAACTCAAGCAATAATACTGGAAATTCTACAACTGAAACCTCCAGTACCTTAGAGGTAAGAACTCAGGGCCCTATCCTCACAGCAAGTGGCAAAAATCCTGTAATGGAGctcaatgaaaaaagaagaggtcTTAAGTA
This region of Felis catus isolate Fca126 chromosome X, F.catus_Fca126_mat1.0, whole genome shotgun sequence genomic DNA includes:
- the LOC101099697 gene encoding spermatid perinuclear RNA-binding protein-like: MRSIRSFANDDRHVMVKHSTIYPSPEELEAVQNMVSTVECALKHVSDWLDETNKGTKAEGETEVKKDEAVDTYSKDQGGRTLCGVMRIGLVAKGLLIKDDMDLELVLMCKDKPTETLLNTVKDNLPIQIQKLTEEKYEVEQCVDEASIIIRNTKEPTLTLKVILTSPLIRDELEKKDGEKVAMKDPPDLLDRQKCLDALASLRHAKWFQARANGLKSCVIVLRILRDLCNRVPTWAPLKGWPLELICEKSTGTCNRPLGAGEALRRVMECLASGILLPGGPGLHDPCERDPTDALSYMTIQQKEDITHSAQHALRLSAFGQIYKVLEMDPLPSSKPFQKYSWSVTDKEGAGSSALKRPFEDGLGDDKDPNKKMKRNLRKILDSKAIDLMNALMRLNQIRPGLQYKLLSQSGPVHAPVFTMSVDVDGTTYEASGPSKKTAKLHVAVKVLQAMGYPTGFDADIECMSSDEKSDNEGKNETVSSNSSNNTGNSTTETSSTLEVRTQGPILTASGKNPVMELNEKRRGLKYELISETGGSHDKRFVMEVEVDGQKFRGAGPNKKVAKASAALAALEKLFSGPNAANNKKKKIIPQAKGVVNTAVSAAVQAVRGRGRGTLTRGAFVGATAAPGYIAPGYGAPYGYSTAAPAYGLPKRMVLLPVMKFPTYPVPHYSFF